The region CCGGCATATGAAAAAGCTGTGCCTGCAGTAGTGCTGCATGACGAGGAACAGGTCACTCTTAACGGCGACGGCAAACTCGTAACTATTGATAATTATGCGATCAAGCTTCTTACCCGTGAGGGAAAAGAATATGCCATGGCAACGGCATTCTATTGGGTAAGCTCAGGCAAGGTCCGCGACATCAACGCATGGATCATCAGGCCCGACGGAACGGTAAAATCGTACGACAAGAAGGCGATGTACGACCGCATCGCAGACCCTGACGACGTTTATGATGAAGGGCGCATAAAACGAATTGATGCTTCAGGTGATGTGGACATCGGATATGTTTTTGGATACACAACGGTTTCGGAAAATACGCCGTTGTTTTATCAAGACCAATGGCGCTTTCAGAATAGGCTGCCGACTTTGCTTTCTCGTTATTCACTCAATCTGCCTGCCGGTTGGACCGCAAAAAGCCTTACTTTCAATTCGTCCGAGATAAAACCTCAGGTGAATGGATCATCCTATTCGTGGGAGTTGCGAAATCTCGGATGGATACCGTTTGAACCGCTTGGGCCGGATGTCGACAGCCTCACTCCGCGCATTTCAGTCAACTATTCACCCGAAAATAAATCTCAGTCGACACGTCCTGCGTTTGCGAATTGGACGGACGTCTCCGTCTGGGGAACAGCTCTTCACGACCCTCAGGTCATTGTTGACGATAACATTGCCGCAAAAGCAAGAGAGTTGACCGAAAATGCGACAACGGAGTTTGAAAAGATCCGCCTAATCGCCAATTACGTTCAAAATTTGCAGTACATTTCCATCGATATCGGCGTCGGCTATGGAAACGGCTATAAGCCACGGCCGTCTTCACTCGTGTTGGGTCGGGGGTATGGCGACTGCAAGGACAAGGCGAACCTCATGCGTGCCCTTCTCAGGGTATTGAAGATTGATGCTTACCCTATCGCCATTTACTCAGGTGACCCGACATATGTGCGGGAGCAGTTTGCGTCTCCGCGACAGTTCAATCACTGTATCATCGCTGTAAAAGTAAGTGATGCTACCAAAGCCGCAAGTGTGATCGAACACGAAAAACTAGGCCGCCTTTTGATTTTTGATGCAACCGACCCTTATACGGCTGTCGGAGACCTGCCTGGCGACGAACAGGGCAGCCTCGCTGTAATTATGGCTGGCGACAAGGGCGGCCTTATACGTATGCCCGTAACACCGCCCGAAACAGATCAAACGCAAAGAAATATTGAGGTTACACTAAGCGGCCTCGGCGAGATCAAGGGCAGCATTCGGGAGAAGAATCGCGGTCAGGATGCGACCTACATTCGCGTGATGTCGAGATTGTATTCTGCTTCCGATTTTCAGAAGATGGTTGAGAGTTGGTTAACGCGCGGTGCGACCGGAGCGGTGCTTGAAGATCTCAAAACAAAGGACGAAATGAGCTTGTCCGCGTTTGATCTCGATATAAACTTTTCGGTGGCGAGATATGCCCAATTGATGCGGGGCAATATGCTGGTTTTCAAGCCCGTGATCGTCGGTAGACGAAAAGAAACTCATTTGACCGAAAACAAGCGGGTGACACCGGTTGAGCTCGACTCGACGGCAATGAACGAAACCACGACCTTTGTTTTGCCGGACGGTTTTCTGGTTGATGAAATGCCGCCGGCGACCAATTTTGAGGCCTCGTTCGGCAAATATAAATCAAGCTGCGAGGTCAAAGCCGATAGACTGGTGTGCACGCGTATCTTGTCTTTGAACCGGACAATTCTTCCGGTCGAAAAATACTCGACGGCCAAGGAGTTCTTTTCCAAGGTACGCGACGCTGAACAGGTTCCTGTTGTTTTGATAAAGAAATAGGTTCGGCTTAGGATGTGCTTCCAACCTTAGCGAGAGCTGCGATCTTTTTGCGGTCCGAAACGACGACGCCGCCGGGTTTTTCGATCGTGATGGCGAACATTTCGGCGCCTTGAGCTTTTAGTTTGGCGTTGATGGGAATAATAACCTCGCCGTCAGCCGTCACATCGAACGTTCCGCCGTCGATAGGGGTCTCTTTCTTCTGAGTCTTATCGAATATCCAGAGCTGATAGGTTTCTTTTGTGCCGTCGTTCTTTGGCAGCCCTTTAAACCTCATGTAGCCAGTCTGTTTTTCGTCACTCCAAACCACATCACCGGTTATCTGAGAAATTTCTTTTACATTTCCGGCTGCCCAATTCGCTTTGACCATTCCGGTTGCCGAACGTATCAATTCCTCACGCTGCTCAGTCGGAGTAACAGGCTTAATTACAGGTGGCGGGGTCTTAACCTCCGCTACATCGATTGGTTTGGTTCGAGTGAACCAGATGTTTAGAGCGAGTGCAACACAAGCTGCTGCTGCAGCGGCCCAACCAAGCCAACCGAACCACGACACTCCGGCTGGCTCAGCCTCTTGCTGACGAATCTTCGAAGGCGGCCATGGCGATTCCGCTTCTGACGCACCGACAAAATCTTGTGCCTCTGCCGTTATCTTTGAAAAGAGGTGTGATGGAAGCGGTTCATCAATAGGCGCTCCCGCAATGTTGATAGCCGCGACGGTCGTTTCGATCGAACTAAATTCATCAGCCGAGTTCGGATCAAGGGCGTATAGTTCGCCTTTTTCGGCTTGATCGAGCCCTGAAACGGCTTGCAAGATAAGGAGGTCTATGAGTTTTTCTTGTTTATCGTCGCTCATGCCCTTACCTCCCGTGAGACCTGTGTTCCGCCTAGGCCTAAATGTTCTCTTACCTCTAAAATGCCGCGTCTTGCGTGCGTCTTAACTGTCCCGAGCGGTATTCCCAATCGCTCGGCGATCTCCTGATGCGACATTCCCTGTACTATCGAGAGATTTAACACTTGCTGCTGCTCTGGGCGCAGGTTACGCAGTGCCTCTGCCGCTTGTTCAGCCTCTAAACCTGTCTGCATTGTTTTATCCGCCCGCGTAAATGGCTCCAATAAAACATCATCGATGGAATCGGCGGAAATTCGACGTGTAGAGTGGCGTATCTTGTCGATAAGACGGCGTCGGGCGATCATCGCGACAAAAGTGATCTCGGAGGCTTTTGAGGCATCAAAACGAGCGGCGTTTTTCCAGACATCGATAAATATTTCCTGCACGGCGTCCTCGGCATCGTCGGAATTTCGGAGCATCTTTCGAGCAAGCGACCATACCAGTGCGCCATATTTTTTCAGACAATCCTGCACGGCGTCTCTGTCACCATTTGCTATGCGTTGTAAGATGGCTTCGGTCACTATTTTAGAGGGGAATGGATAATGTTATAAGCTACCTTATTTTCATAGCTATTGCCAATTACGAAAGGCCAGCTCATAGGCCTTTCAAAATAGATTTCGATAGTATGAAACGTTTGGATTCAAACGTTTTTAGACGGCTTTTCGCGTTTTCAACAAGGCAGAGACCCAAAAGAGCAAAAACAAAGTAAACGAAATTCCCGCCGAAATGAGGCAGTATTGGCACCAAGCGTTTATAAACGCATACTGCACATAGATAAGATAGCCGCTCACAACTGCCATCATTGTCGCCTGAATGCCAAACAAATTCCACGTTATACGATTGCCGAACGCCGTCAGTAGGGCAAGCGAAAAGGCCGCAAAATAAGCGGCCGCTCCAAATGCGGCCAACGGAACGCCGGCGATCTCTGCATAACTGCTATTAAGTACCGCACCGCAGTCGAATTCGAGGCCGCACGGAACCGCCTCGGCCGTGTAATGATGGATCGTTAGGTAGATCGCATCAGCCAAACCCAACAACGCGACGATCGCCGCTGCGAATGGCAGTTTGGCGATCGTCGTTCGAGGTTTTTCGTTGGCGTCAGTTAGCGTCACTTATTAGTATTTTCAGATTTTGCCGGAGCAACTTCCTTGTTAGCAGCCGAGCTTTGGCCCGATGCCTTTTGAAGCTCGGCATCGATCAGAGTCTTGAGCGCCGTGACGTTCATGTCGGCAAACGGAACCGCAGTACCGTTTACAAATAACGTAGGTGTCGAACTTATTCCCACCGCCTTTCCTCTGGCCAGGTCTGCCTCGACGCGGTTCTTGACGGGAAATCCGGCCATGTCGGATTCCCATTTAGCGACATCCAAGCCGACTTTCTGGGCATATCCTTTCCATATCTGTTTGTAAGTTGGATCGGAGGCCCAAGTCTTTTGATTAGAGAAAAGCATATTCTGCATATCCCAAAATTTTCCCTGTAATCCTGCCGCCGAAGCCGCTAGAGCCGCATCATAGCCTTTATCGTGCATTGGAAGCGGGAAATTACGGTAAATAAAATGTATGCGCGATCCGTACATTGACTTGATCTCGTTCATCACCGGATGGGCAGTTGCGCAGGCCCCGCACTGCATATCGGCAAACTCCTCAAGCTTCACAGTGGCCGTCGCTGAACCCTGCTGCTCAGGCGGCTCTGCTCCCGGAGGTGAATTTGGGGGTATCGTCTGTGCCGGTTTTGGTGCATTGGCATTCGTCGCCGGCTTATTTGTATTTGAGGTGTTCGAGGCGCTTGGCGAACAACCATTAAAAATCAATCCGCTAAACACGGCGATCGCAAACACTGCTCCAATTAAAAGTATCGGTGTTTTTTTCATCTTTTTATTTCTATCTAACTAAATTCGTCGGACAATTATCTTACAGCCTTTATTTGAGGTTTGTTTACCCGCTTTTCGTCCATTGCATCGAGCGTCACGACAACCTTATTGTAAATACCGTCGGCATCAAGTCCGTACTCAGCAAGCAAAAGTTTAGGGTCGCCGTGCGTAACAATTTGGTCGGGCACACCCATTCTGACTACTTTTATTTTATCTGATAAACCGTTTTCTTCAAGCAGCTCTAGCACGGCGGAGCCAAAACCGCCTGCCAGATAGGCATCCTCGACAGTCACGATCAGCCGCATATTGCGGGCAAGGGCAATGATCATTTCACTGTCGAGCGGCTTTACGAAGCGAGCATTTATTACTGTTGCGGCAATGCCGTCTTTTTCAAGGTTCTTACCCGCCTCAACTGACGGATAGACCATCGAGCCATAAGCAAATATCGCGACTTCGCCACTTTCTATTTCGCCTCTGAGTATCTCGGCCTTACCTGTCTCGATCTGTTTAGGCGCTGCACTGATGTCAACTCCAAAGCCATTCCCTCGCGGATAACGCAGGGCCGCAGGACCTGGATGCTCAATGGCTGTGAGCATCATATCGCGCATTTCCGCTTCGTCTTTTGGTGCCATCAAAACAATATTTGGATAACCGCGTAAGTAAGCAATATCGAGCAGGCCGTGATGAGTCGGGCCGTCAGCACCTACAATACCGGCACGGTCCATTGCCAAGGTTACATTCAGATCTTGCAGACAAACGTCGTGGATCACCTGGTCAAACGCTCGCTGCAAAAATGTCGAGTAGATCGCAGCAACAGGCTTTAATCCCTCGCAAGCCATGCCCGCACAAAAAGTAATTGCATGCTGCTCGGCAATTCCCACGTCAAACGAACGCTCGGGAAATTTTTCGAGAACTTTGTCAATGCCCGTTCCGTCCGGCATCGCGGCCGTGAGGGCAACGATACTTTCGTCGTTAGCCATAAGTTCGCACATCGTTTCGCCAAAGATCTGCGTGTAGCTCGGCGGCGAAACCTTGCTCGATTTATACGGCAGGCCGGTTTTTGGATCGAATGGGCCGGTCGCATGATATGCGTAGTAATTTTTCTCGGGATTGGGAAAGCCCTTACCTTTTGTAGTCAGCGCGTGGACAATCACGGGTCCGTCGTCGATCTTCTTTGCTTCTTCAAGTGCTCGAACAAGGTCCGGTACGTTGTGGCCATCAACATAGCCGATGTATTTGAATCCGAGTTCATTTACCAAAGCACCCGGCAAAACCGCTGCGGCAATCGCATCTTTAAAAGACTTAGCTGCGCGGCGAAGCGATCCGCCGATACCGGGAACGCTCTCTAGCGCGTCGCCGATCTCTTCCTTAAGATGCTGGTAGCTTTGAGCTTCTTTGATCCGGTTAAGGTAACCGTTGATAGAACCAACTGCTGGGGCGATCGACATACCGTTGTCGTTGAGCAGTACAACGAGTCGCGACTTTAAATGGCCTGCCTGATTAATGGCTTCCATCGCCATGCCGCCCGCGACCGACGAATCGCCGATCATCGCACAAACATGAAAATCTTCGCCTTTCTTATCGCGTGCAACAGCCATTCCCAACGCCGCCGATAGCGATGTCGAAGCGTGGCCGGCACCGAATGTGTCGTATTCCGATTCGTCGCGTCTCAGAAATCCGCTCAATCCGCCGTATTGTTTGATCGTATGCAGATCGTCGCGGCGACCGGTCAAAATTTTATGAGCATACGCCTGGTGGCCAACATCCCAAACAAGGCGATCGTTTGGTGTGTCAAAAACATAATGCATCGCGACAGCCAGTTCGACCGCACCAAGGCTCGCTCCCGTGTGGCCGCCAACGCGTGAGCACGTATCGATAATGAACTGCCGCACTTCGTCCGCGACTTCTTGCAGATCTTCGACACGCAATTGACGCAAATCGGCAGGAGAATTTATTTCGGATAAGAATTTCATTTGAACTATTGGCTTTATTATGACCGAATGTCACATTTTAGCCTGCCCGAAAGCAAATGTTAAGCGTAGAATCATATACATAGGCCGTATGTATCCAATCGTCTGTACGGTTTTGGTAAATATCCGTTCCATTTTGACAAAAAAGTTCTAGACCAAAGACATTCGTTGTGCGTCAAAGATACGACAGGCATTGGCCTGAGTAAATATCAAGAGGTACAAAAAATGTCATTTATCCATAAATTATCCACTATTTTAACTGTTGCGGTAGCAGTTTTCGCTTTTTCGACCTTTACACTTGCGCAGGAAGACAAGGCGGCAACGCCAGCTCCTGAAAAAGATAAGGCTGAAAAGCACTTTAAGGATCACAAAGGCCACGGTGCCGGTAGGCATGGCATGGGACGCGGCTTCGGACATCGTAACCGCGGAATGATGCGAATGATGCATAGGCTAAACCTGACCGAGGCACAAAAAACACAGATCCGCTCGATCAAAGACGCGAACAAACCAGATCAAACAACTCGCGACGAGATGCGTACGCTTTTTGAAGCAAAACGTGATGGAACCATCACAGCTGAACAGAAGACAAGGTTTGAAGCACTGAAGGAACAGAAAATAGCAAAGGCTATATCCGTTCGCGAACAGATCTTGAATGTTCTGACCGCAGAGCAAAAAGCTCAGTTTGAGCAAAAAAAGGCAGAAATGAAACTACGACGCGAAGAGTTTCGTAAACAACGTGAACTTCGCAAGCAAACGCAACCGGCTGCAACCAGCGAAACCACAAAAGAAAACTAGGGTTTCTACAAGGGGGACAAAAAAGGCGTGAAGGGGCAATCTTCACGCCTTTTTTATTTAGCATTTCTATTTTATGTTTATTCCAGCTCGATCATCCCGTTGACAACATCTACCAGTGTCTCGCCTTCGTTGAACATAATGTTCTCCCACATAAGCGGCGAGACCGAACCGAGTTCTCCAACCGCCTGAAAGCGAAAATTCAAAAGCAAGCCGTTAGCGTCGATCTCGAGTGGGCCATACATAACGACTCGCAACCTGCCCGGTTCAGTGGTATTCGCAATAACTGTAAGCCCGCGGCTGATTGTTCCGACGACATCGACCGGTTCGCCAAGCGGTTGAACGACCGATGGGTCGTATAGGAGAATAAACTCACAGGAGAGAATTCCTTTATCGGCAATTGCCTCAACGCTTACGGGAACGATGGTCTCCTTGCCATGGGTCGCCGTGAGATTTGGAATGTTGACAGAAATATTTCTCTCAGCCCCAACAGCCTTCTGCCACCTGCCAACTCCCCTTGCACCGCTGTTTGTCCAATTTCCGGAGACCTCACCCATTAGCACAGCCGTATAGTCTTCTTCTGAGAGGCTGGAAGTAACCGACGGATATGTTCTGCTGACGGGGTTGAATACCCAAGCTCCCGTTATACCAAAAGGCGGTGCTCCAACTATATATTTGCCGATATATCCCGCATCGAATGATGAAACAGATCCGTTATTGCTCACGTCGGCGACGAGCAGTTGAGTTCCGGTCAGGATCGCTATCCCCGTTGCATGCTGAGCGACCTTCGCTGCGTCGAACGACGTAATCCCGTTTTGTCCTGTTGTCTTGGTAGGCGTGACGGTATAGGAACCTGCTCCAAAACCAGTCAGAGTATAGGTGCCGCCTGGAAAATTAGACATCCCGGAAACATCAGGCGAACCTACACCGCTTAACAAAACATTTGAAACAGAACGGGGATTCGGTGCACCGATCGCATTACCGTAAGTAACAGTTCCGCTGATCGCAACTACAGTTGGCGTTGGCGTATTCGTTGGCGTGAACGTGATGGTCGCGGTTGCCGTCGGTGTGGAAGTACTTGTTGAAGTTGCGGTTGCCGTAAATGTCGCTGTCGCCGTATTAGTCGGTGTTGGTGTATTTGTCGGAGTGCTGGTCAACGTGTGTGTCGGAGTTGGTGACGACGCAGTACAGCCATTGCGCAACAGGATGGATACGCTGCTTCCACTATGGTTTGCAACGGCGAGATCTTGTCTGTCGTCACCGTTAAAATCACCCACAGCAACCCCAAAAGGTTGACTTCCCGCGCTGAAGTTCACAGGGGAGCTGAAACTGCCAAGCCCATTTCCAAGCAGAGTCGAGACATTGAACGCGCTGAAATTGGCAGTCAACAGATCTTGCTTGCCGTCACTGTTTAGGTCGCCGACTGCAACGGAAAATGCGCCGCTGGCCGCGGTGAAATCTGTCGCCGAACTAAACACGCCTAATCCGTCACCTAAGAGAACGGATACATCATTAGAAAAGTCATTGGCTGTAGCGATGTCCTGATTGCCGTCTCCATTAAAATCACCAACAGTAATTGAGGCTGGTTCTATACCAACGGTCAAGCTCGATGCAGCCCCAAAGCCTCCTGCGCCATTTCCCAAAAGAACTGACACCGTGCCTGCATTTCGGTTAGCCGTAGCGATGTCTTGCTTTCCGTCGTTATTAAAATCACCCAAAACCAATGAATATGAGGTAACACCTATGCTGAAGTTTGTAAGTGTGCCGAAGGTACCGGCTCCAGTGCCCAAAAGGACAGACACGCTCGTAGAACCAAGGTGAGAAACCGCAAGGTCCTGATACCCATCGCCATTGAAATTGCCAACCGCCACTGTGGTCGGATTTGGACCGGCGGCAAAATTTGTCGCCGTGCTAAAACTACCGGCGCCATTTCCCAAAAAGACCGACACATTATTTGATGCGAGATTTGCAACGGCAATATCCTGCTTACCGTCACCGTTAAAATCACCTACAGCGACCGAGTACGGAGTAGAACCAGCGCTAAAATTTGTAGCTGAGCTAAAACTTCCCGCTCCGTTTCCCAGCAAGACTGAAACATTATTTGCGTTGTCATTGGCAGTAACAATGTCCTGGTTTCCATCACCGTTAAAATCACCGACTGCTGCGGTGCGCGGACCGATGCCAACGCCAAAATTCACGGCCGATGCGAAAGTAACAGGGCTGCACTCAGCGGGCGTCGTCACAGTAAGGCTGAAAAATTTTGTCGTACTCGCTCCGCCGCTTTCGTAACTTGTGACTCTCACACCGTACGTTCCAGCCGGATGCGCGTTAGTTATCCGAACCGCGCCAGTAACCGGATCGCCTTCAAGTTTGCCCTTGAAACTGGTAGAGGCCGAAACACTCATTCTTACGGATAATGTCGGCGTGGCATCGGGAATAACCGTTGTATCGGAACTCAGCGGTGATGTTGTGTTTGCGTAATTACCAAGCGTTGGGTTTGCGCTGCTCGTTGGTGTCGCTGTTGGCGTCGATCCCAGGACAGTAATGCTGCCTGTCATCCCGGCGTGAATGGAACAGCGATATGGAAAAGTACCGGCACTGGTGAATGTGAAACTAAAGGCTTGCCCGTTCGATAAGGTACCCGAATTCCAGATCGAACCGTTACTGGTTGTGGTATGTCCTGAGCCGTCGATATTGGTCCAAGTTACGGTATCACCAACATAAATAGTTGGGTTTTGCGGGTCATATGAGAATTTAACGATATTGACATTGACGGCTGCAAGCGTTCTCGCGTCAGGAGTCACAAGCGGCTGGTTTTCTGTTGGATCAACTGGAATGGAGATAGGATTGCCGCAAAAAACATCCTCGTAATAGATTGAAGAAAATTTTTCGTTACCGGTGTCAGCTGACGCTGTCGTGACGGCAAGTCCGATTATCGCAAATAAAACAAAAATAGCATTACGCGGCGAACGAAGCCGAGCCATCGAGCGCAACATGGCAAATCTCCTTAAGTCTGTTTAGATCTGATAGCAATCGCCGCTCAACCGATGAACATTTCGTCCTCGGTATATGCGCGGTCGATCTGTTTGGGTGAGGGTGCAAATAGAACTTCGAGGCCGCGTTTGACGCCCGCCATAATAGCGGCGATCTCTCGTGCCGGAACAACGATCTTTTGCTGGACAAATTCTGTTGTGTCCATCACCTGGCCATGCGTGCGGTCGATCGATCGGCTGACCATTTCAACCTTGTCTTTGGCGGTTATCGCCGTCTCGCCTATAAGCTGTCTTAATTCTGCGACTTCTTCCTTGATCAATTCGGTCGATTCAGCAAGATACTTTGTCGTCAGCGAAAGATTTGCTGAGATCTCGTTAAAATGAACCGAGATCTCTCGGCCTTGAGCACTAATGGCATCAACCTTTGAAATCAAAGGAGTAACACGCTCCTCGATATTATGGACCGTATTAACTACGCGTCTGACCGTGATGGCAATCCACATTAGCGCGGCCGCCATCACCACGAACATAACTGCGATGATGATCGACGAGATCATTTGCCAGAATTGTGCGTCCGCGTTGCTCATCTTTATTTTTCTTTATCGACCGGATAGCTTGCTCTGCCTTCAGAGATCGATTTTGACTCCGTCTTGCGTTTTTCCTGCGTGTAAGCACTCTTTCCTGCTTCGATCGCCGCTGAGAACGGATTTGCAGTGTTTGCAGCTGCGGATTTGGCCTTTTCTGTCAATTCGCCTGCTTTTTCGGCTGCAGTTTGGTAAAGGTCGGTAGCCTTTTCACGTGAAACTTCGTAATACTCACCTGCTTTCTCCTGCAATTGGGCAGCAGTTTCTTTACTTTTTTCAAGTCCTTTTCTAGTCGCGTCCGCAAGGTCGTCACGCAGTTCTTGGCCTGATTTTGGTGCGAAAAGCAGTGCAATTACCGCTCCGATGCCGCCGCCAACGATCAAATAGGTCAACTTTGTGGCCACGCTTGTCTCTTCTCTTTCATGTCTCATAATTTTCCTCCAGCGAATAAAAACCCGCTTAGTAATAATAATTCTTGCCTATGCCCAAATTGTAACAAAACTGAAGGTCAAGGGCAATAATTTTATGCTATCAGCCGATTGTAATGTTCACAGTACGGAACTATACAAAAAACCATTAGCTTATAGCGTTATTAAAGCCCTAAGGTGCGGTTTCAACGGCGTTTTGCTAGTCTTATTGTTTTGGCTTTATTGAGTATGAACCTCGATCAGATAAGAAACTTTTCTATTATTGCCCACATCGATCACGGCAAATCGACGCTTGCCGACCGTTTGCTGCAGATAACCGGCGCGGTCGCCGAGCGCGATATGGAGGCGCAGCTGCTCGACGACATGGATCTCGAGCGCGAGCGCGGCATCACGATCAAGTCGCACGCCGTTCGCCTCGATTACAAGGCGAAGGACGGCAAAGATTACGTCCTGAATCTCATCGACACGCCCGGACACGTTGATTTTACATATGAAGTTTCGCGGTCGCTGTCGGCGTGCGAAGGAGCTTTGCTGATCGTTGACGCTTCGCAGGGTGTCGAGGCACAGACGCTCGCCAACACGTATCTCGCTCTCGAAAATGACCTAGAACTAATTCCGGTTCTCAACAAGATCGACCTGCCGTCCGCCGAACCCGACCGCATTAAAGAGCAGATCGAGAACATCATCGGCCTCGACGCCAGCGAAGCCGTCCTGACCTCAGCCAAATCCGGCCTTGGTGTCGAAGATGTGCTCGAAGCCATAATTGCCAAGATACCGGCACCAAAAGGCGACCGGAATGCACCGCTAAAAGCTCTTATATTCGACAGTTGGTACGACTCGTATCGCGGCGTGATCGTGCTGTTTCGCGTTATCGACGGCACTATCAAAAAGGGAATGAAGATAAGATTCTTCAACACGGGGCGCGAATACCTGGTCGAAACCATTGGCGTCAACCGTCCGCGCCCGACGCCCATCGGCAATCTCGGCCCGGGCGAGGTAGGCTTTATCACCGCGTCGATCAAGACCGTTGCGGACGTGCAGATCGGCGACACGATCACCGATGCCGCCCGTCCCGTGACCGAAGCTCTGCCTGGATTTAAGGAAGTGAAGCCGATGGTTTTTGCAGGATTGTATCCGATCGATTCGGCACAATACGAAGACCTGCGCGATGCGATGGATAAGCTGCGGCTTAACGATTCGTCATTTTTTTACGAACCGGAAAGTTCGACCGCACTTGGATTCGGCTTCCGCTGCGGCTTTCTCGGTTTGCTCCATATGGAGATCATTCAGGAGCGGCTCGAACGTGAATTCAATCTCGAACTCATCACCACCGCGCCCGGCGTGCGTTATCGCGTGACAACCACCGACGGCGAGGTCGCTGAGATCGATAGCCCTTCGAAAATGCCTGACACCGGCCGCATCGTAAAGATCGAAGAGCCATTTATTGAGGCAACGATCCTCACAAATGATGCATTTCTCGGCGGCATCTTGCCGCTGCTTGACGAAAAACGCGGTATTCAGAAAAAATTTGAATACATCACGACCGACCGCGTAATGCTCGTTTACGAACTGCCGCTCAACGAGATCGTCCTCGATTTCTACGACCGTCTTAAGAGCGTTTCGAAAGGCTACGCCTCGCTCGATTATCATGTTTCGGGCTACCAAGTCAGCAAACTTGT is a window of Chloracidobacterium sp. DNA encoding:
- a CDS encoding Spy/CpxP family protein refolding chaperone; translation: MSFIHKLSTILTVAVAVFAFSTFTLAQEDKAATPAPEKDKAEKHFKDHKGHGAGRHGMGRGFGHRNRGMMRMMHRLNLTEAQKTQIRSIKDANKPDQTTRDEMRTLFEAKRDGTITAEQKTRFEALKEQKIAKAISVREQILNVLTAEQKAQFEQKKAEMKLRREEFRKQRELRKQTQPAATSETTKEN
- a CDS encoding vitamin K epoxide reductase family protein, which encodes MTLTDANEKPRTTIAKLPFAAAIVALLGLADAIYLTIHHYTAEAVPCGLEFDCGAVLNSSYAEIAGVPLAAFGAAAYFAAFSLALLTAFGNRITWNLFGIQATMMAVVSGYLIYVQYAFINAWCQYCLISAGISFTLFLLFWVSALLKTRKAV
- a CDS encoding anti-sigma factor gives rise to the protein MSDDKQEKLIDLLILQAVSGLDQAEKGELYALDPNSADEFSSIETTVAAINIAGAPIDEPLPSHLFSKITAEAQDFVGASEAESPWPPSKIRQQEAEPAGVSWFGWLGWAAAAAACVALALNIWFTRTKPIDVAEVKTPPPVIKPVTPTEQREELIRSATGMVKANWAAGNVKEISQITGDVVWSDEKQTGYMRFKGLPKNDGTKETYQLWIFDKTQKKETPIDGGTFDVTADGEVIIPINAKLKAQGAEMFAITIEKPGGVVVSDRKKIAALAKVGSTS
- a CDS encoding thioredoxin domain-containing protein, which encodes MKKTPILLIGAVFAIAVFSGLIFNGCSPSASNTSNTNKPATNANAPKPAQTIPPNSPPGAEPPEQQGSATATVKLEEFADMQCGACATAHPVMNEIKSMYGSRIHFIYRNFPLPMHDKGYDAALAASAAGLQGKFWDMQNMLFSNQKTWASDPTYKQIWKGYAQKVGLDVAKWESDMAGFPVKNRVEADLARGKAVGISSTPTLFVNGTAVPFADMNVTALKTLIDAELQKASGQSSAANKEVAPAKSENTNK
- a CDS encoding 1-deoxy-D-xylulose-5-phosphate synthase, whose translation is MKFLSEINSPADLRQLRVEDLQEVADEVRQFIIDTCSRVGGHTGASLGAVELAVAMHYVFDTPNDRLVWDVGHQAYAHKILTGRRDDLHTIKQYGGLSGFLRRDESEYDTFGAGHASTSLSAALGMAVARDKKGEDFHVCAMIGDSSVAGGMAMEAINQAGHLKSRLVVLLNDNGMSIAPAVGSINGYLNRIKEAQSYQHLKEEIGDALESVPGIGGSLRRAAKSFKDAIAAAVLPGALVNELGFKYIGYVDGHNVPDLVRALEEAKKIDDGPVIVHALTTKGKGFPNPEKNYYAYHATGPFDPKTGLPYKSSKVSPPSYTQIFGETMCELMANDESIVALTAAMPDGTGIDKVLEKFPERSFDVGIAEQHAITFCAGMACEGLKPVAAIYSTFLQRAFDQVIHDVCLQDLNVTLAMDRAGIVGADGPTHHGLLDIAYLRGYPNIVLMAPKDEAEMRDMMLTAIEHPGPAALRYPRGNGFGVDISAAPKQIETGKAEILRGEIESGEVAIFAYGSMVYPSVEAGKNLEKDGIAATVINARFVKPLDSEMIIALARNMRLIVTVEDAYLAGGFGSAVLELLEENGLSDKIKVVRMGVPDQIVTHGDPKLLLAEYGLDADGIYNKVVVTLDAMDEKRVNKPQIKAVR
- a CDS encoding sigma-70 family RNA polymerase sigma factor; translation: MTEAILQRIANGDRDAVQDCLKKYGALVWSLARKMLRNSDDAEDAVQEIFIDVWKNAARFDASKASEITFVAMIARRRLIDKIRHSTRRISADSIDDVLLEPFTRADKTMQTGLEAEQAAEALRNLRPEQQQVLNLSIVQGMSHQEIAERLGIPLGTVKTHARRGILEVREHLGLGGTQVSREVRA
- a CDS encoding DUF3857 domain-containing protein; the protein is MCKKVKKLTTLFSSLAVFLAFAATVRADDAPTWLKQAAAATVPAYEKAVPAVVLHDEEQVTLNGDGKLVTIDNYAIKLLTREGKEYAMATAFYWVSSGKVRDINAWIIRPDGTVKSYDKKAMYDRIADPDDVYDEGRIKRIDASGDVDIGYVFGYTTVSENTPLFYQDQWRFQNRLPTLLSRYSLNLPAGWTAKSLTFNSSEIKPQVNGSSYSWELRNLGWIPFEPLGPDVDSLTPRISVNYSPENKSQSTRPAFANWTDVSVWGTALHDPQVIVDDNIAAKARELTENATTEFEKIRLIANYVQNLQYISIDIGVGYGNGYKPRPSSLVLGRGYGDCKDKANLMRALLRVLKIDAYPIAIYSGDPTYVREQFASPRQFNHCIIAVKVSDATKAASVIEHEKLGRLLIFDATDPYTAVGDLPGDEQGSLAVIMAGDKGGLIRMPVTPPETDQTQRNIEVTLSGLGEIKGSIREKNRGQDATYIRVMSRLYSASDFQKMVESWLTRGATGAVLEDLKTKDEMSLSAFDLDINFSVARYAQLMRGNMLVFKPVIVGRRKETHLTENKRVTPVELDSTAMNETTTFVLPDGFLVDEMPPATNFEASFGKYKSSCEVKADRLVCTRILSLNRTILPVEKYSTAKEFFSKVRDAEQVPVVLIKK